The Humulus lupulus chromosome 3, drHumLupu1.1, whole genome shotgun sequence genome window below encodes:
- the LOC133825368 gene encoding uncharacterized protein LOC133825368, producing MVIYWFLHSASPNIAKSIMFRDTGAAMWQDLSDHFNHSNGPRIFQLRELATVLKQGDQDVQTYFTRLKVLWDEFFEFHPTVVFTSGAMEKLNDFYNLDQVLQFLTSLNESYHPIRAQILLIEPLPNISKVFSMAVQEERQHTLGSTTIPTIVATASTSDTQPLRPKKLRPICIHCNRPGHLIDKCYFLHSLP from the coding sequence ATGGTAATTTATTGGTTCTTGCATTCTGCGTCTCCCAATATTGCTAAGAGTATCATGTTTCGTGATACGGGTGCTGCTATGTGGCAAGATTTATCAGATCATTTCAATCACAGCAATGGACCTCGAATATTTCAACTTAGGGAATTGGCCACTGTTCTCAAACAAGGAGACCAAGATGTCCAAACTTACTTCACTAGACTTAAAGTTCTATGGGATGAGTTTTTTGAATTTCACCCTACTGTTGTCTTTACCAGTGGTGCCATGGAGAAACTAAATGATTTTTACAATCTTGATCAGGTTCTCCAGTTCCTTACAAGTTTGAATGAATCATACCATCCTATTCGTGCTCAAATTCTTTTGATCGAACCTCTTCCCAACATATCCAAAGTTTTTTCTATGGCCGTTCAAGAAGAAAGACAACACACTCTTGGCTCTACAACTATTCCAACCATTGTTGCGACAGCATCTACTAGCGATACTCAACCTTTAAGACCAAAGAAGCTTCGGCCAATCTGCATTCATTGCAACAGACCTGGACATTTAATTGACAAGTGCTACTTCTTGCACAGTTTACCCTAG